In Diabrotica undecimpunctata isolate CICGRU chromosome 9, icDiaUnde3, whole genome shotgun sequence, the DNA window atataatacatcaaatttgtcaaagagtgtgggagacaggtaaatggcctgaggactggacacaatcactatatattcccatacataaaaaggaagcgaaagatttatgtagcaactatcgcacaattgctctaattgcgcattgcagtaagatactcttacacataattctcgagaggataaagccctttttactacttAACATTGCGGAGCAACAAGAAGttttcgtccccggacgtggtactagagaacaaattttaaacgtacggcagcttgtagaaaaatccagagaattctacatcacaacatatttgtgatTCATaaattatagtaaagctttcgatttggtcaactggactAAATTTTAACAGgtttttgtctgaaatgggagtccccaatcatctaatactgctaattaaaagcctgtacaataacaattatgccagagttagaataaatgaggaactaaccgatagtttcagggtcgcaaagggcgtgagacaaggctgcatactaagcccaattctatttaacatctatggtgaatggataatacggaaagctactgaggactggaacggtggcatcaccattggcgggaagaagatttgcaacttgagatattcagatgatactactatcctcgctagttctgaagctgaattgattcacctgctacaacggatagaagacttaagcttaacgatgggccttaaaataaacagagataaaacaagaatcatgataattgacagagctaacaacaatcaaaatcatctggtcatgataaacaatatcgctgttgtagataaatttgtgtatctgggctcattagtaaccaacaaaggaggctgtactgaagaaataaagcggcggtcagcaatcgcaaaaagcgctatggcaaaattaacaaaaatttggaaaagccatgaaataactaccgatacaaaaatgagactagtaagaagtctagtttttccagtgtttacttatgcatcggaatgctagacccttactgagaaagacaaaaagaacatagatgtatttgagatgtactgctggagacgaatgctgagaataccatgggtggcccgaagaacaaatgaatccatactggaccagctaaacataaagaaaagactaagaacacaaatatcagaacaaataataagctattttggacatgtgcttcgaagaaatggtcttgaaaaacttaccatccagggaaaagtagacgGCAAAAgtaatagaggtagatctcccacacgatacacggaccatattgttgctaccattggcactccattgtcagaatgtgctagaatgacagaagatagaaaaacgtggaggaacattgggaaatttagctaatagcttcatgatatcacgatacctgcatcaggttaacgactaagaagaagtaagttgtccatctattctgacttccactttgttgttttggtagatgttttcgatagtttttataatatttaggggaacttctctattatacagaagatggattacatctttgagtcttactctgtcaaacgctttctttaggtcaatcagacatagaaatgttggtctattatactctagtaatttctcagtaatttgctttataacgaatattgcatctataCACGACCTTCCACTACAAAAACTTTAGCTTTTATTAGCACTTTAAAatgttagttgtaagttttagggtagtatttatatacctctgtagttttctggctgtttttatctccttttttgaatagtagaattagttcaaTTGTTCTCCATTCTTTCCGGTAATAAATATTTGACTTATGTAAACTCCTATTTTGATAAATACAAACACAATACTGCTAAAATATCATGTATATTATAAACACTACGATATAGTATTCCTTTTATTACCAGAACCATTTTGCAGAGGGTCGCATCAAGTCTAAATGAAgacgatttaatttttttccatcaATAGTTATTCTGTTTTTGTTTGAGTTAAGCATTTTAAAGGTGTTTTGTCATTGTCGCGTACTTGGGGGTAAGGCACCCGCACAATTTACAATCTTATTCTACTTTTTTAGTCAAAAAAGCGCAGCTCAAGGTGCGATACCAAAAGTAATAAAGGGCTAAGCCACTCAGAAAAATATAGAATGTCAATCGCCTTCTCCAATATCAATGGGAACTCCAAgtagttttatatataaaaaaaatagatgtcTAGCTAACACTCATGTCACTACTGCTTTAAATAAGGCAACATATACATGAATATAAAGAGTACCAACATTTGCAAGTTAAATTTAACTTGATGGAAATATATTACTGGATCAAGTAATTGCAGAAAGTTATGCATAGGGTAAAAAAGCAACAGATCGCTATACAATAAATCTGAATGAAGTCTATTGAGTTTTGGTCGAGATCTACACAAAGATTAAGACCAAAAATAGtgaaaaattagagaaattctTAAATAATGGGGATCCAACATAAAAGAGTTACTTAACAACATTTGAACCATACAACTCTTATAGAAAAATAGGGCTTAAGTAAAAactgaataaaataaaagattcTGACAAACCACAAGTAAAAGACTCTTAAAAAGATCAGTAAACAGATATAGAATTAGGGCGATTAAGCATCTTCATctaccagttgtaggtaatttcaaagtcagaatgaagaaggttacgagtaagtcgatgaagaagtatgatgttagaaaactgaaagatcccaatgtttGATTGAAGGTGAGTGAAAAACACAATAgaaaggtgctaaaatgcagaaatgtaggaactatagaggaaagtctgaccatcatacaagaaacagtgagagaaataaaaggACAACAACACCTGAAGAACAATAtagagaaacggaaatcgtggatgaccgatgaaatacatgaacttatggatcagagaaaaaaaaacaaagaaaatctccaagaatataagagaatacataccatcgtcagaaagaagataagagaagctaaagagaaacaaaaaacagaacaatggcacgaaatagaggagtatcggagtcgatatgataacttcaatgtccatcgaaaggtgaaggaaatagctggaaagttctgAAAACGCAACACCGGAAAATAACAGATGAAGGCAATTTtaccataaccaaagaagataaaaaaaatatgggaagaatacttcgagaaacttttccacgacctGGATAATATAAGAActcaccattgaagaaaattcaggtcccgaaatcctaccagaagaaataacggcagccgtcagataAATGAAGGATAGAAAGGCACACCGGAACTTGATGAAATTcttgcagaactgctgaagctattagatgcagaacaaataaaaatcataactgaaatatttaatcaaatatataggacaggaaaaataccagtagagtgggaCAAATCGGAGTTCGtgccattgcccaaaaaaccaggagtaaaagtttgtgaagactataggagcataagcctaatgagctatCTGccgaagctgtttttaaaagtcacccacaaaagaatttaccggaaatgcgagtaACAAATTGcacccaatcagtttggatttgtgaacgccgttggtacgagggaagctttatttagcgtgcaggtggAATGTAGAAATGttagctgtgatgtttttgcatacctgattgactacaagaaggctttcgatagagtcaggcatgaacaaattgTGGAAGTGCTGAATTCTGAATTCTGAAtgaaatcttaaggggagtgagacaggggtgcataatttcaccactgatattcaacctgtactcggagcacatttgaAGAGGCtgtaaaagatattgatgaaggcatctcaataaatggagtcaagctcaataacctgcggtatgcaaatggtacaatagtgttttccaataccataaaagggctgcaaaacttaatgaacaaaataacggaaaggagtagaacatatggactagatataaacaccagcaaaaccaagctaatgatcatcatcaaggaaaacataactaaaagcaaatctgtatgtgaaccaaatgagaattcaacttgtctcacagtacaactacttaaGAACTACaaaatcaatgagtcgtgggacaatacccaagagaatAAATGTCGCATctgaaaggcaaaaagtgcattcttgactatgggctctgtgttcaagagccatggcctcaccctagaaacaaaaataaggctccttaaatgttacgtgtattCAGTGATTGTGTACTGTGTAGAAACGTGGACTAATTTTCACATATAGAGGAAATTAACAAAAGGAAAATGTTCAACAACagatgtaaaatattaaaaataacaaaaaatgaaGCATGAATTGGCAACTTTTATCAACCAGCTAGAACCCATTAAAAATTTAATTGCTATTTACATTTCTACAAACATAGAATTTGATTCAATCTTTTTTGTTACCCTTAAACTTGTTGGCCCTTAGCTGCACCACAGTTTTGAACAATCGTGGTCATTTATCTATATAATTGTTATAAAATCACAGTGCTATACCCAAACTCGtatgtaaaattatatagtttccTTAAATTTAAacccaaaaatatataaaaaaaatattttatagtaaTATACAGATATCTTAATAGTTATACCATAAACTAGACGATTTTTGCAACAAGTTAAACCCATTAATTGTTTATTATAAAATTCGTTGTgtataaaattgtacataaaacaCTTTTGGTTGTTTTTGGTCTTAGCCTATTCAACCAATATGTTCGTATATCAGACAAGGTAGATAGACACATGGAAATTCGTAGAATAAAACATTGGGCGAAGAGGCAATCTGATACTAATGATGAGGTTGTTCCACATGGTTCCAATCCACAAGAATTGAAAGTGTTCAGACAGGTATGCTTAGTGTAGAGAGTAATTTCCACAAAGtcgaagaaaaaatatttttaaaaattaaaaacaatttttaaatagatAAACCTATTTCTGGCCCTGTGAAAAGGGCTTATCTGGTCTCTTTTTGCGTCCACTTAAAAGACCAAGATCAATCTTGGGCTCTACATTTGGTATGTAAAACATGCGTTGAACATTAGCGCAATGGTCAATGGGAAAGAGTAATTGCTTAATGATAACGTCCAGAAGGCCTTCCGGTAGGTATAAATTGTCTTATTTTGAACAAAATTGTCAAGAAATGTTGTCTATCTAATGCGAAAGTCTTGATTTTCTACGATCAGTATTAACGAAGTTATGGCAGTTGATGTATTCCAGAACAGGGGTACGCATCTACAATAGGCGTAACCACTTAGATTAAGCGCAGTAGTTAAGCGGAAACATGAATTTTAAGATTGGTGACCGTGTTTTTGCCAAAGCCACGTTATTTGATAAAAATAATAGCAATAACTCAGGGAGTATTGCTGTTTTTGTACTGAAATTCAATTCTGCAGTACGCCATGGCATTATAAAGTCCATTTTAGATGACACTGCAATTATTTTGTGGGATATAGATATAAGTGAAATGCCAATTAAACTAAATTTGTTAAAGAAGAATAAAGGTAAGTAATCTAATAAACAACAAAAATCAAGTTTGTTTTGtgaaaattgtgaaattaaatCGGTGTTATGTGCTCCAACGACAGGTCGCAATTGttttgcatactatattttacatGGAATTCCAATCAAAAGAAAGATTACCTTAAAGCCCCAAAAGATATGCACGCAACTGATAAATGTCTTTGTACTGCCGGAATCTTGAAGTCCTGTTGAAAGGACATATATAAAAATCGTTGAATTCTTCTGGCAGCACAAACCACTGGAAGTTCTATCATTAAAGTTTGACATAAAAATGGACATATTCTGACCCTGACCTACATTCAGCAAGGAGGCGGTCAGTACTAACTTCTGAAGAAATACCCACTCCAACATTCAGTAGTCTACCTACATTCccagaagatgaagatgataaaGTTTGATATCGACATTGATTTTGAAGCAGATCTGGGAAACCCCCATCGTTTCAATCAACAAAAACTGAACGATCTTGTTAGGGAGCTGAACTTATCCAGAGAAGCTTCTGGATTACTTGCCTTTAAATTTATAGTAGACTTCACAGTTACTTCGATTGCTTTTCAAAAAACTTTAGTAAAGAACAGAGAGAAAGATTCTATCAAGTTTTTAACCAATATGTATACTCAGTTCTGATTTGGATCACAATTATGAACATTTACAAAGCCAAATATTGATGGAATAAAGAAAATACAGAGTCAAAATGGGCTTGGACCagacatgttgccagattgacggatgatagatggaccaaaAAGATTCTAGAATGGTGACCAAGACAATAGggatatcgaagcagaggacgaccaccgactagatggacggatggtATAAAGTGCTTAATCACaaattggatgcaagaagctTACGATATAAATAGGtagaaaattttacgggaggtctaccttcagcagtggacaaatataggctaattgatgatagAGTCATgggaaattaaattaaattaaagacaAAACTAAAGTCAGAGATGCCTGAAGGGAAATTTGTAGGACACATGTGTTTTCAGATAGAAGAAAGAGATAAGatagaaaaaatagaaagaaaaatgatAAAAGGAATATCTAAAGTCAAAGATGATAAAGGAAACTTTGTATGACACACGTGTTTTCAAGATAGAAGAAAACAAGGAAGATTACTATTGGGATAAGCAGTCGACCTCAAAAATGCTTAACCCTTAACTTGGCAAGCATAtgttataatatacataatatttcacattttttatttgacaatCAATACAAATAGTATGTGAAACCCAGTTCTTGGCACTATATAGTTGAGTATACACTATCGTATGTAGCCAATGTACAGATGCAGTCTCGACAAAATGGCTGAGCAAGCGTGCTGCTTGCCAGCACGGGGTATGTATGAAGAAACAGAGCAAATGTAGCAAGAAACAGAGAAGAAGTGGATACATTAAAGATTCTTATGTCCTATATTGAATGAATGAAGGTGATATGTAtattttgctctatttacttcTACAAAACATGTTTCACAATAACTTAACTTCTTTTAGACGTTAAGATACAACTTATGACTAAAGAGTTGTAACTTAACATATGAACATTTGAGATAGGTGTGTCAAAAATCGTCTAGTTTCCATTTTGTTCGTAAAAACCATCGTTTACATGGGAGTCATGTGTCCAATCACATCGACGTGTTGTCGAGGATCAAGAAAAGCATCTGAAAGAGAAAACTTATGCTCCAATTCCGACACTTCCGAAGCAGGTGTCATTGGAGTCATAGGAGTGGAGTTTGATCCATAAAACGAATGATACGGTAAGGGCATGGCTTCAGGTATAAGGATTTGTGAGTTGTTATAACAACTCCTAATATGGCTTTCTAGAGCAGTTTTGGAAATGAACCCTTTGCTACAAATCGGGCAAATATTTGGTCGCTCTCCAGTATGTGTTCTTTCGTGGATTCGTAGCGGTGTTCTTTGGGTAAAGGCTTTACCACAGTATTTGCACACGTAAGGCTTTTCACCCGTATGCACCCTAGTGTGTTCAATAAGCTGCTCTTTCTTAGAAAAGTGTTTAGGACAGGTTTGGCAGCCATACGGTTTATAACCTGTGTGTGTACGATGGTGAAACTTAAGTTTTTCCCTACTAGATAATTGTTTCCCGCAAATATCGCAGAGGACTGAAAGATCTACGCCTGTTTCGTTGTGATTTTTAAGATTATGCCGTCTGAGACCTGAAGCTGAAGCATAGTGCTTATTACAAATGGTACAGTCAAATTTGACTAAAGGGCTACCGGTTAGGATCTCATAATGTGAAGTGCGTCTATGTGACGCCAAAAACCACGAGAACATGAAATGTTTACCGCATATTTCGCACTGAAATGGTTTTTCCCCGGTGTGAAAGTACTTATGCTCTAGCGCGTGAGTGCTAACCGTGAAAGCTTTGTTGCAAATCTCACATTTATATTTGGTAGCTCCTTCGTGAGCGCGCACATGCATTTCGAGGTGATACTTCGAAGCGTTTCGATAAGAGCACAAATGGCAGTGATATTTACCGTCCTCGCTATGGACTATGGAATGTAAGGCAAAGGCAACGTTATTTTTGTAAGTTTGGTCACATATATCGCAGATTATCGGTTCGTCTAGTTCAGCAGGAGGCGGATGATTGTCCGTGTTTCGTTTTTTACGTTTCTTCTCCTTTTTCTCCCTCTTCtctttcttctccttcttttcttTCTTCAACTTTTTGATTTTCGTTCcgtcttttgttattttcttctctttctTCAACTTCTCTTTAAGTTCTTTTCGTTCTCTTCTCAGTTTTTCCTTTAGcaatttggttttctttaatttttcctCCTCTGGGATCCACTCGGTCTCGGATTCAAAATCGTACTCTTCCATTTCACATTTCACTTCATCTGCTTTAGTTGTTATCCTAAAAAGTATTTATGTTAGTGATTTAAATCAAGCGATAGTTATACTTACCTCACATAAAATCACGTCACGTCACAATCAAATATTAAAACACTAAAATTATGGATAGATTTACAGAAAAAATAAGATCATATGTTATTTTCAAattctttaatataaaaaaatacaaaaatatcatttttttaaaCTTCTCTTATAGATTTGGTCATTGTACTGTACTTACTTTAAAAGAATATATTAAAAACGGAAAAGTACCACACAAATACAAGCTAAAAATGCGAGGAAACTGCATATATTCATACTTTTCTCATTTTGAgcaaaattcttttttaaaattaagtgTATTAAGTGTAATTGACGGTTGTGTGTGTTGCCTAACTTAAGGCGCTAAATGTTTGAGATTATCTAATAATATTTTAAGATCTTTTATTTAGATTCTAGATGCTGCAACTGCTCATGCCCTAAAAGAAAGGCAAAACAAGAAGCAATATAGCCAATTTTGTGCTTTGTTGTAGGAATAATTAAGACTATACCTCACGTAACAATTAGCAAATTCCAATATGGCTTCTGCAGTCAActatagaccagatatttgtttaATAAGAGACTCTATAGTCAATACACatacagctacacataccttggtaccaacattaacagccaatgggattactccagtgaaataaaacaacgcataggaaaagcgagatcggcgttcataatgatgaagtctcttttcagaagtcatgatttaccacttgctaccaaaatccaCGGAACTGAAGCACTGAGTTATACCAAGCCTTTATAGACTTATAGACTTTatagaaaaggcatttgatagtactCCAAGGAAGGTGATTGacatatgtttaaaaaagaaaggtgTGAAAATAAAACTCAGGCAAGCCATTATGAGTATATATAGACATAGAAGGAACAGAATCAGAACCGATAAATGTTCATAGTAAACGAGGGTCTACAGTGTGGATCTCAGAGTGtgcatacgcagacgatctaGTGATATTTGGGATAAATGAAGAAGCACCCAATCGAAATTTACAAGTATGGAACGCTGCACTAATTAAACGAAATTTGAGGATCAATAATAAGAAGACGAAAATAATGGTatgtggaaaaaatagaaaacaaacgaaGATAACACTTAACGGAAATACACTTGAACAAGGCGATACTTACAAATACTTGTGAGTACAAATAGAGAACAGAGGaactgaagaaactgaaataagttccagaatagaaagtgcaattaaaagtacgtttttgtcgaaaaaagaagtatcccaaaaagccaAAGTGACCATATACAAGACGGTGTTCGTGccgattttaactttttttagtgATAGTTGGACGCTTACTGATAAATTAAAATCGAAAATACAGAGCATAGAAATGAAGTTTATTAAAAGATAATGGGTATAACCAGGTTAGACAGGATTAGAAATGAAGCAGTCAGAGAACATCATAAGGTCCAaccaattattaagaaaatttaagaggcccaactgagatggtatggacacatggTTAGAATGAATAAAGAAAGACCAGTTAAAAAAGTGTGTGAAGCCAGAAGACAAACCAAGAGACCATGGGACAGGCCAATGAAGACATGGGATGATAATGTAACCTCAATCCTAGAGACACGAGGAATCAGCAAAGAACAAGCAAGAAACCAAGCAAAGAATAAGAAGTAATGGAGAAAAATTGAACATGCAACTAACTAAAGACATTACACCCGGCTCTTTAGGGTAAATGGGTTTAGGATCATACATCTCTATAAGATATTAGGACTAAGGAGGCGTAATAAAGAAGATAAATATCAGTTTATATACGACTTTCTCAATTAACTGAATGTTCTAAACCATCATTTGCCTAGGTACAaatcaagaagaagaaagatgaaaTCCTTTCCTAGCTCCTTCATAGACGGTCCAAATAAGAGTTTTGATTATGAAACTAGATGAAAAAAAGTTTTCTCAATGGTATATAAAGAAAAATCTAGAAATAGTGGAAAAGTGAAAAGAACAAGCACTTTCAATTACCTGTCTCCGATATTGAAATAAAATGTGCATACTAAGCATtgtaaaaatttcattttgttcctttttgttttgaaaaaatggaTAAATACTAAAAGCCAACACCTCTACAATCTACTTTTTTAAACAAGTCAAGGAATGCCCAACTAGTGCAGCCTTCGAAATGTACCCCTTTCCACAAATAAAACAACTGTACGGTCTCTCCCCAGTGTGAGTTTTAATATGGTATCTAAACGGAGCCCTATGTGCGAAATGTTTAccacagtatgtacaattaaaagGTTTCTCGCCGGTGTGAACTCTCTCGTGTTCTTTGAGCTGGTCCTTCTTGGGGAATCTTCTCGGACAGTTAGCACATGCGAAAGGTCTGTCTCCTGTGTGAGTTCGTAAATGATACTTCAGTTTTTCTTTCGAGGCTATTTTTTTGCCACAAATATCACAGATTACGGACCAATCCATCCCTGAGTCGTTGTGCTGGCTGTACATGTGTCGCTGAAGGCCCGGAAGGGATTCGTAATGCTTGTTGCATACCTAAAAGACACACAAGCAGAGGTTacaaataaaatcaatattatgTTAAATTAATATGTTGTGAAATTATGAAATAACATTTggaaaattatttgttttaagcaTATATATCTAATTGTCcacaaaaatatgatttttatactTTCTTAGGTCATACCCATTTCGATTTAACAATGAATATGAAAAGTCAATACGAGAGATGTTATTCATGACAGTTTTTAAACAAAGACATTTTCTGCCTTGTAATATTCTGATTGATTAAAGGATCTTAACAATATTGAAACAAATATTGGCTATGACATAAACTGtaagattttaacaataaaattgtcaaaatatgaaaattgtaaTGCTTTGCAAACAGAGCAGTGGCGTAGTAAAGAGAATAATTTAGTCAGAAACAATTCACTTATGGTTATTAGAAATAAAGAGAAAGAAATAGTGAGAAATGGGAAATATAAACAAGGTAAACGATAACAAGATACATTCATAAATATATCATAAATATATAGGCAATTATGGGTTTTTAAATAGAAGTGGAGAACAATaatattgatgaaattttatgGAATCTGTCGTAAATAGAGCAACAATATATATGTTTTCTGCTTAAAAGATACTAGAAACACGTAATTTTTATCGAAAAATGCTAGGAATAAAAGCTGTATGCTTTTTTACGCTATATTTAAgtgatatttctttttgtgtagtAGGACGATCCCTTATATTTCATTCATGTGTCAGTTGTTTCTTATTCCATGTATTCACTATTAGTACATGTAGTTCATTGAATAATAGTccatttaaatacattttttatgccTTTTTTATGCTGTATAAGCTTAAGTTTAAGTTTGTAGGGCCATCCTTGTCCCTCGGCGGTCATCCTGGACAAAGGGGGCaagggttttcgcgctgtatctcgtaaactagcaactcTACAAAAAATTGTATCcgacattatttgtagcaaatgaaattatctacaactttatttctattacttttagtcgtaaaatggaaaataaaaaagttaaaaataaaaataactaaaaatttttgggacaaattttttttgggccttataactttttttctggtaattttacaataaaatgacatcAGGGCAATATCATTGAGGGTTTGGAGATGGTAAAAGCATATAACAGAAGAGTGAGAAATTTCAGGTAGACAAGTCGAATACTTTGAGCCCAACAACTTTTACAGTTTTTGAGAAGAAACagtgtaaatttaaatattaaaccgAAATATATAGAAGCAGTGTACATGGTTTGTTAATAGCTGTAAGTACAGTTTCCAAATTGGCAGTAGTTTGATTacaaacattgtttttatatACATACGAGGAACATTATTTTACATTtcgtatttattaattatctaaaAAACTAGTTTCAATTATTGGCATTATCGTGCTAAGTGCTAGATcgactatttacttttaaataaacagagtcggacctacccaaattaaaattattgaaatgaaagtttaatttaaatttaaaaaaagatagaagattaaatttaacaaaatgacAGATCGTACTTCTGACTACAGGGGTCCATGAATTAATCCCGATCAGCAAAACATTACTTATTCTACCATCACTAAGCAACAACCATTAACAAAATTCCCAACAAAAAACCAGGCCATAATTTTACCGGCAGTAGATGAAATAAGAACAGAAGAGTACACCATTGCAGTAGGAACTATATTCCATCCAAAAAATGTACTGTTTTCATCCAAAATGTCAAACAGAAG includes these proteins:
- the LOC140449972 gene encoding uncharacterized protein — protein: MEEYDFESETEWIPEEEKLKKTKLLKEKLRRERKELKEKLKKEKKITKDGTKIKKLKKEKKEKKEKREKKEKKRKKRNTDNHPPPAELDEPIICDICDQTYKNNVAFALHSIVHSEDGKYHCHLCSYRNASKYHLEMHVRAHEGATKYKCEICNKAFTVSTHALEHKYFHTGEKPFQCEICGKHFMFSWFLASHRRTSHYEILTGSPLVKFDCTICNKHYASASGLRRHNLKNHNETGVDLSVLCDICGKQLSSREKLKFHHRTHTGYKPYGCQTCPKHFSKKEQLIEHTRVHTGEKPYVCKYCGKAFTQRTPLRIHERTHTGERPNICPICSKGFISKTALESHIRSCYNNSQILIPEAMPLPYHSFYGSNSTPMTPMTPASEVSELEHKFSLSDAFLDPRQHVDVIGHMTPM